The following coding sequences lie in one Alloacidobacterium dinghuense genomic window:
- a CDS encoding S53 family peptidase has product MLRKANFSNWAWACSVSIACTLLAGPALHAQTQIERAPIADFSSDHGPIHPLQEITLTVHLKVRNQAAFDKAVEDLYSPGSPTYHQWMTDSDLARFAPSPAEIETVKKELVSNGLSILSVGSDNLSIRVRGAASSVERAFQTQIHEFEREGKTFHANVTPARLAGPAGSLVRSVTGLSDMKLKPLIKYQLDPRTGKPHTAPAKLPVATLKQVSGGWSGIATNDCFSSPSSVTLTTAGATLPVGIYFGNNYDTAFNDTPSISCSWTPSQLQTHYGLDKAYKAGLDGTKQTIVILDGPTDGTELTTDLALFSKLSGLPAINSSNFQILYPDGKPSALALQVENVQDESSLDVQWVHAMAPKAKIVIEILPTTDWTEFEFAIDFTRQNKIGNVMSVSYGLPEALFGAFTVQGFEQVLKKAAAAGIAAAFSSGDGGDEGIGSPSGGGALYPSTSAFVTAVGGTSIGIPNGTTTGAEVGWGNNVTFLSFATNAVLDPPQGLGNYAGAGGGVSGFIAKPSWQKSFPGTTRQAPDIAALADPFTGVVFVLGGTPMAGIGGTSLAAPIFSSIWAIADQKAGKPLGQAAPMLAGLAPSVINDVVPVSSVTNVSGVIVDSNGSTFYSSNDLLPPLFTTTKYVSAFWNLGGEYVDLSFGTDTSLTVTKGWDNVTGWGVPDGLSFITAAAKAK; this is encoded by the coding sequence ATGTTGCGAAAAGCTAATTTCTCAAATTGGGCCTGGGCTTGCAGTGTATCTATTGCATGCACTTTGCTTGCCGGCCCCGCACTTCACGCACAAACGCAGATTGAACGCGCGCCCATCGCCGATTTTTCTTCCGATCATGGTCCGATTCACCCTCTTCAGGAAATCACTCTTACGGTGCATCTGAAGGTGCGCAATCAGGCAGCCTTCGACAAGGCTGTCGAAGATCTTTACAGCCCTGGCTCACCCACCTATCACCAGTGGATGACAGACAGCGACCTGGCCCGGTTTGCGCCGTCACCGGCCGAGATTGAGACCGTGAAGAAAGAGCTTGTGTCGAACGGCCTTTCGATTCTCTCTGTCGGCTCCGACAATCTCTCCATTCGTGTCCGCGGTGCGGCTTCGAGTGTTGAGAGGGCATTCCAGACGCAGATTCATGAATTTGAACGCGAGGGCAAGACTTTCCACGCCAACGTAACGCCGGCGAGACTGGCTGGCCCGGCTGGCTCGTTGGTGCGTAGCGTCACCGGACTCAGCGATATGAAACTTAAGCCACTGATCAAATATCAGCTTGATCCTAGAACGGGTAAGCCGCACACCGCGCCGGCCAAGCTGCCAGTTGCCACACTTAAGCAGGTCAGCGGCGGATGGTCTGGAATTGCGACCAACGACTGCTTCTCGAGCCCTTCATCAGTCACGCTCACTACAGCCGGAGCCACCCTGCCTGTCGGGATCTATTTTGGGAATAACTATGACACAGCCTTCAACGACACCCCATCGATTTCCTGCTCCTGGACTCCATCGCAACTCCAGACTCATTACGGCCTGGATAAGGCATATAAGGCGGGTCTTGACGGAACCAAACAGACGATCGTGATCCTCGATGGCCCAACAGATGGGACAGAATTGACGACCGATCTTGCTCTATTCTCCAAGCTCTCCGGTCTTCCGGCAATCAATTCTTCGAACTTCCAGATTCTCTATCCAGACGGCAAGCCAAGCGCTCTGGCGCTGCAAGTTGAAAATGTGCAGGACGAATCGTCACTCGATGTTCAGTGGGTTCATGCAATGGCTCCCAAGGCCAAGATCGTCATCGAAATACTGCCTACGACAGACTGGACGGAATTTGAGTTCGCGATCGACTTCACCAGGCAAAACAAAATCGGCAATGTGATGTCGGTTAGCTACGGTTTGCCGGAAGCTCTTTTTGGGGCCTTTACTGTTCAAGGATTTGAGCAAGTGTTGAAGAAGGCTGCGGCTGCCGGTATCGCCGCCGCCTTCTCCAGCGGAGACGGTGGTGACGAAGGAATCGGCTCGCCTAGCGGTGGCGGCGCACTCTATCCCTCGACATCAGCCTTCGTCACGGCTGTTGGCGGAACGAGCATCGGCATCCCCAATGGAACAACAACCGGAGCGGAAGTCGGCTGGGGCAACAATGTCACTTTCCTCTCTTTTGCAACCAATGCAGTCTTAGACCCGCCACAGGGGCTGGGAAATTACGCTGGAGCAGGAGGAGGCGTGAGCGGCTTCATTGCCAAACCATCCTGGCAAAAGTCCTTCCCTGGGACGACACGACAAGCTCCGGATATTGCAGCCCTGGCTGATCCATTCACCGGGGTGGTCTTTGTTCTGGGAGGCACTCCCATGGCCGGCATCGGCGGAACCAGTTTGGCGGCGCCTATCTTTTCCAGCATCTGGGCAATTGCGGATCAAAAGGCTGGAAAGCCTCTTGGGCAGGCCGCTCCTATGCTCGCAGGTCTTGCCCCATCGGTTATCAATGACGTCGTCCCCGTGAGCAGTGTCACAAACGTCTCTGGCGTCATCGTTGATTCGAATGGTTCAACCTTTTATTCATCCAACGATCTGCTTCCTCCGCTCTTCACCACAACGAAATATGTCAGCGCGTTCTGGAATCTGGGCGGTGAGTATGTCGACCTCAGCTTCGGCACGGATACATCGCTGACGGTGACGAAAGGCTGGGATAACGTAACCGGCTGGGGAGTTCCCGACGGACTCTCCTTCATCACGGCTGCAGCCAAAGCAAAGTAG